The genomic DNA GATGTTCCTGATACCCGCTTTGATTCTGGCTTTCTGGGCCCAGTCGAGGGTTAAGTCGACTTTTGCCCAGTACAGCCAGGTAGGTTCCCGAAAGGGGGTCTCCGGCTCCGACGTGGCCCAGGCTCTTTTAGGTCGTTTTGGGCTATCCGATGTCCCTGTCAGGGCCATCTCTGGAAGCCTTACGGACCACTACGACCCGAGAGACAGAAGCCTTAGCCTGTCCGAGTCGGTCTACGGAAGCACCAGTATCGCCGCCATCGGAGTAGCGGCTCACGAGGTTGGCCACGCTATGCAGCATCAGGAGGGCTATATGCCTCTCCAGATCAGAAACGCCATAGTTCCGGTGGTGAACATAGGTTCTACGGCGGCTTTCCCTCTGTTTTTCATCGGTCTGCTTTTCAAAGGCCAGATGCTCATGAACCTGGGTATAGTCCTCTTTCTGGGAGTCCTGGTGTTCCATGTGGTGACCTTGCCTGTAGAGCTTGACGCCAGCTCGAGGGCCCTGAGGGTTCTGGAGGGAACCGGTATGTTGGCTTCCGACGAGATAGTCGGTGCGAGGAAGGTCCTCAACGCTGCGGCCTGGACCTACGTCTCTGCGACGGTGATGGCGGCAGCTCAGTTGATAAGGCTTTTGGCCCTTAGAAACATGGTCGGTGGCGACGACTAAAGGGTATCTCTAGAAGCTCTAATCCTCGGAGAGATCGTTCCGACGTAGCCCATTTGAGCCCGTATACTCGACCTGCCGTCGTGTAGAACGAATGGGGCGACAGGATGTCGCCCCAAGCCGAGGGGGCACAGGACGTGCCCTCCGAGGCGGTTCGTACGAAACAGGCAGGTCGAGTATATGATTGGGCGAAACAGGGCGTAGGCGGGACGATCTCTCCGAGGGGACTCGAAGGTGACTTTCTAGAGGTTCTCTAAGGCCGAAAGGAAAGCCTTTTCATCCGGTACAGGCTATACTAAGATAGGGTGGCCCTCCTCAGGAGAGGCCACCTTTTACGTGTATTAAGAGAGGAGAACTCGGTATGCCTATACTGTTGCTTCTGTTGCTTCTTTTTTTCGTTCCCTGGATAGGCTTGGTGTTTTTTTTAGTCTTAGGGATATTCCTTCTGGCCCTGATACCCCTTGGTTTTGCCGCAGGGCCACTTTTATCGGTCCTCGCCAGACCGTCGCGGATCACGTCGCTTTTTTTCGACTCTAGGATAAAAAAAGTCCACGCTCTGGAGCATGGGACCTGCCACGTCCTCGCCAGAAGAGGTTATGTCGCTTCACCTGGGGAAGCGGACAGATACGGTTTCTCCCTCCGGTGCGGTTGCGATCCGTCGACGGTTCTGGAGTCGTCTAGGGAGGCTTTAGAGCTCCTGAAGTCGGGGCACAGGGAACTGGCGGTATTCCCCAGGTGTGGGGCTACCCTTGTAGCGACGAACCTGTGTATTTCGGTCATTTTCCTCGGAGCCCTGGCTCTTTCCGGCCACCTTGGGCTTTTTTCCCTGTCTTTAGGGCTTTTGTTGAGCTACGTCTCAGGTCCTATCCTCCTGCCCTTTGTCCAGCGGTGGCTGACCACCGACAGCGACGTCGAATCCCTGTCTATCTCAGGGGTAGAACTTAAATCTGGAGTAAGGCAGGTTGGGGGATTTTCGGTTATCATGTCTGACATGGTATATGTGTCCGTTCAGGAAGAACGTGGCGTTATAGAGGCGGAGGTAATTTAATGGTTTTTGAGAAAAAAGAAAAAAGCGGGCGGCCTTCCAGGCCACCTCGAGGGGGTACCAGGCCCCTTAGGGGCATAGAGGCGGCTCTGGAGGTGTGGCAGGACGTCAGAAAAGGGGCTTTTGCCAGCGAAAGCCTGAGGCGGGTGTCGGAGAAAGTCTCCAACAGAGATCGTCCTTTGACGGCTACCTTGGTTTACTCCCTGGTTCGGAGAGAATCCCTATGGCGTGAGATCGTAGGCCGTTTTTTAAAGACCGGCACCGGTGTCCCCCCTGCGGTTAAAGACGCCCTCATGATAGGTGCCGCCGGAGCCCTCGAGCTTAGGACCTTTGAGCCTAAGGTCCTGGTAAACGCGCTGGTAGAGTGGACTAAAGTGAGGGACGAAAGAGGGGCTAAGGTGGTAAACGCCGTGCTTCGCCGCATAGTAGAGGGAGGCGGGGAGATCCTCTCGGAGATCGAAAACAGCCACGCCTTCGCCGATGTGGCTATGAGGACAGGAACCCCTCTGTGGGTCGCTAGAGCCTGGGAAAATTGTTTTGGAAGGGAGGAAGGCAGGGCGCTGGTGGAGCTACAGTCACAGCCGGTATCCCTCTCTTTGAGGCTCTCTCCTGAGGTGGATAGAGATGGGCTTATCGAGAGACTTCTCGAAAGTGGATATAGCGCTGACCCTTCCCCTGTATCCGCTGGGGCGATACGTCTTCACCGAACCGCCCTCCCGACCGCCCTGCCTGGATTCGAATCGGGAGAGATAACCCCACAGAGCGAGTCGTCTATGGCCTTTTTGGAGAACCTGAGAGGCTCCGCTGTCGGCCCTTTCCTCGATATGTGTGCGGGGCGAGGGGTCAAGACAGGGCAGCTGGCCCAGATGTACCCCGATTCGGATGTAGAGGCCTGGGATCTCTCCGGTCCCAGGATAGGAGCCGCTAAAAAAGAGATGGTCAGACTCGGTATAGGCGAGAGGATATGCTTTGCCGTAGGCGACGCCCTGAATCTATCCCCTTCGGTAAAACCTCGTACCGTTATACTTGACGCCCCTTGTTCAGGAAGCGGGACATGGAGACGGCATCCTGAAGCCAAGTGGAGGTTCACCCAGGAGGATCTAGTCGAATACAGCGGAACCCAGGTTCGGTTGCTGAAAAGGGCTGTAGACCTTGCCGGTCCTGGAGGGACGGTGCTCTACGGTACCTGTAGCCTTTTCCGGGAGGAAAACGAGCAGGTTGTAGCAAGGGTTATGTCCGACCGTCCTGGCCTATTGGAGCTCGATCCTCCTTCCTCTATCTCCTCGATCTCCAGGAAGGGCAGACCTTGGGGACATTACCTCTGGCCCGACTCTCCCTGGTCCGATGGGTTCTACATGGCCCTTCTCGCCGTCAAGGACGAAGGAGGTGTTGGGCGGTGAAAAAAGTCGTTCGTCTAAGCTTGATCCTCGTCTTGCTGGCTATCCTTGGATCGGCTGGAATGGTTTTTTACTCGGTTTTTCTAGGTGGCGAGTCGGTGACCGTACCTCCTATGGTGGGGACCTCCGTCCTGGATGCCGTCTCCCAGGCGGAACGTATGGGGCTTAGGGTCAGGGTGGATCAGGAGGACTCTTTGGAGACCAGAGGCACCGTCATAGCCCAATGGCCTCAGGCGGGGGTAAAAATCCGTACCGAGAAGATCCTCATCCTTAAGGTCAGCAAAGGAGGGTACAGAAAGGCATTGCCCGACCTTCGGGGCTTGGAGTTCTCCATGGCGACTTCCAAGCTAGGCCAGATGGACTTCGTCTTAGGGGACGTAATAAGGGTGCAGAACCAAAAGCCCGCTGGAATGGTCATAGCCCAAAATCCCGCCGCTCCCGTCATGTTGAGCAGGTCGAGGCCCGTCAGTCTGCTGGTCAGCCTTGGGCCTGAAAGGGATCAAAGAGGGCACATAACCGTCCCGGATGTGCTAGGCAAAGACGAGGAGTCCGCCCGTAAGCTGGTTGCGGAAAGCGGTCTCTCCGTCTCGGTGGAGTACGTATACACTCAGGCATCGCCTCCGGGAATGGCTATTTCCATGGTTCCCAGGGCGGGCAATAAGGTCAATCCCGGATCCGCGGTGACCGTTAAGGTGTCCACTATGAAGCAGACAGGAAGCGCTCCTGCGGCATCTCAGCCGGTCAGAGATCCCGCCCCTACCGTGGTTTTGCCCGGATCCGCCGCCGATCCAGGACCTCAGACCGCCCCTGTTTCCCCTGAACCGATCCAGCAGTCCACCGGTGGGGCCAGGGTCGTAGTGGTCAATCCTGGAACGGCTTCGCCTCCCGGGGTTTCGAATCAGGAGACATCCGTCGATTCGCCGGTTTTAGCTTCTCAGGATCAGCCTAGTTCCACGCCGGAGCTAGCTCCGGTTCCGGCAAAGCCCGTCGCTCCAGGAAAGACCGCCAAGGTAAGGTATCAGGTCCCACCTATTACCAAACCCCTGGCTTTGAAGATCGAGATAATAGACAAAGCCGGAGCCAGAGTCCTGGTCAACAAAGAGGTCTCCGGAGGAGAGTACGTATCACTGGACGCTCCCTATAACGGGGAGGCGGCGGTGACTATATACCTTGGAGGAGAGTTTGTATGGCAAGACAGATATCGCTAGATCGAAAAGAGCTTTTAATCGCCCCATCCCTTCTTTCCGCCGATCCGCTGGAGATGGCCACCAGTATAGCTTCCTTAAAGGGACAGCACGATTGGCTCCACGTGGATGTTATGGACGGACATTTTGTCCCTAACCTATCCTACGGGCCCGCTTTGGTGAAGGCCCTCAGAAAGAGGTATCCCCAGGAGATCCTCGATGTCCACCTCATGGTCGAGCCACCGGAGGCCTTTATAGAGTCCTTTTTGGACTCGGACCCCGATTTTCTGACCGTTCACGTAGAGGCCACCGCCCACCTTCACAGGGTTCTCGGCAGGATCAGGGAAAGAGGGGTAAGGCCCGGAGTCGTCCTTAATCCTGGAACTCCGGTGGAGTCGCTCTTTCCGGTGCTCCACATGGTGGATGTGGTCCTGGTGATGTCGGTAAACCCCGGATTTGGGGGACAATCCTTCCTGCGGGAGGTTATGTCAAAAGTCACCGATCTATGTCGATTCAGGGCAGTTCATAACCTCTCCTTCCTGGTGGAGGTCGACGGCGGATTGGGGCCCTCCAACGTCCTTGAGGTAGCCCAAGGCGGTGCTGACGTAGTGGTTATGGGAAGTGCCGTCTTCGGCACCGAGGATCCTGGGAAAACCCTGGAAGAAATTCGAAAAAAAATTGCGGGGGATAGTTAATAATGAAGTATTCGATAGACGACATTGACGTGACGACCTCTGAAAGATACGGCCTTGAAGGAGAGGTTTCCCTTCAGTCCCTCGGTGCCATAATCAGGGAGGAAAGAGAGGCTAAGGGGCTTACGGTGGACTATATGGCCGACAAGACCAAAATCCGCCAGGCATATCTGGAAAGCATAGAGTTAGGCACGATGGAGGGCTTCCACGGAAACGTCTACAAAAGGGGCTTCGTAAAGTGCTATCTTGAGTCCCTGAACATGATGGATCTGTGGCCCTACTACGACGGTATACTCAAAGACAGCGCCTCTAAAGTCGACCCTGACCCCTCTACGCCCCCCCCTCTAGGGGATTTTACCCCTCCTACGAAGGGTTTCAGAAAGGGATCCAGAAAGACGGTCTTTGTCCTTCTACTGTCGGTAATCGCCGCATCTGGATGGTACATATGGTCCAACAAAGACGTCCTTAAAGGGGAGGTCGAGAGGATCCAGGAAGAACAGATGGAGATAGCTCAAAAGTTAAAGGAGCAAAAAGCCAAAGAGGAGGAGGAAAGGTTGGCCGCCGAGGCCCTCCGTCTGGCAGCCTCGGAGGACCAGGATGTAGCGATGGCGGTGCCTCAACTGGCTGATCTTCCAGCCTCCGGAGACAACGGTAAACCTGTGCTGGTGATAGCCGCCGCTAAAGACTCGTGGATAAGGATAACCAAAGAGGGAGAGAGAATCTTCGGCGGAACCCTGAAGGCCGGTCAGGAAGCCAAGGTCGAGGCCGACGGCCGTATCCACGTTATATACGGCAGGCCGGAGACCTTGAAGGTACAGTGGAACGGCAGCAATATAGACCCCTCTACCGAGGGTCCTGGCCCTGTCCATTTCCTGTATACATCGAAGGGAGACTATTCCGCCATATCCCCTCAGGATGCGGAAGCCCTCTGGGCCCAGGCTCCTCTGCCTGAAGAGGCTATAGAGGAACCTCCGGTAGAGGAGGAAAAGGCAGGCCCATCGGTTATGGTCATAAAGGCGGTAAAAGGTGATTGTTGGTTAAAGGCCACCTCCGGGAACAAGACCCACTATGCGGGAACCCTGAAAAGAGGCAACGAGGCATCTATGGAGCTCTCGGAGCCGATTCACGTGGTTTTCGGAAACCCTTCTGCCATATCGGTGACCGTGGACGGCAAGGAAGTCGGCTATTCAGGAACCCCAGGCCAGGTCGCTAGGACAATCTACGGTGTCGATGGGTCCGTAAAGGCCGCTCCTAGATAATGAACAACCTTCACATCATAACTCTGGGATGTCCTAAAAACTCCGTCGACAGCGAGGCCTTAGCGGGATGGCTCGACCCCTCCCGCTGGAGGCTGGTCCAGGACGTCCAACAGGCGGACGTGGTGTTGGTCAACACCTGCGGGTTTATTCAGCCTGCGGTGGAGGAAAGCATCGACGTGATTTTGGATCTGGAGAGGATGAAGGAACAGGGGGCGATAAGGTCCATCGCTGTGGTCGGGTGTATGGTAAACCGATACGGAGAGGATCTCAAAAAAGAGTTTCCCTCGGTGGATTACTGGGCTGAGGCGGAAAAATGGCAGGCCCTGGCCCAGGCTATGGATCTCGGCTCCCGATCCTCGGGAAGGAAGCTTCTCTCCTCCTCTCCCTGGACAAGGTATCTTAAGGTGGGAGAGGGATGCAACACCCGGTGTTCCTTCTGTACGATACCGTCGATAAGAGGACCACTGAAAAGCAGATCGCCGGAGGATCTGGTCCAAGAGGCGGTTGCTATGGTAGAGGAGGGGGCCAAGGAACTCTGTTTGGTCGGCCAGGACCTTACGGTCTATGGACTGGATCTAAAGGGAAAGCCCTCTTTGCCTCTGCTTCTGGATATGCTCGAGGATGCGTTGCCCGAGGACCTCTGGATTAGGCTTTTCTATCTCCATCCCTCCAGAGTGGACAGAGCTCTGTTGGAGAGGGTTCTGGGAAGCCCCAGGATAGTTCCCTGGTTGGACGTGCCTGTCCAACACGTGGACGACCGGATACTCAGGGCGATGAACAGGCCTCCTGTGGAGGCTCACATAAGGGAGCTGTTCAAAATCGGCAGAGAGATGTATCCCGATTTCGCCTTCAGGACCACCTTGATGGTCGGTTTCCCCGGAGAGACCGAGGAGAGCTTTCAATCTTTGCTTGATTTCGTCGAGGACGTCCGGTTTGACCGATTGGGGGCCTTCACCTACTGCGCCGAAGAGGGCACCCCTGCCGCCCTTATGGAGGATCAGGTTCCTCAGGAGATAAAAGACGGCAGGTACGCCGAGCTGATGGAGCTTCAGCAGGAGATATCCCTCTCAAGGCAGAGGAGCTTTGTCGGCAAGGTTATGGACGTTCTGGTCGAGGACGTAGACGAAGAGGACGGCACCAGATGGGGGCGGTCTTTCCGGGATGCTCCCGAGATAGACGGCCTTGTGGCGATCTCCGATGCTGAAGGTGTAACCCCAGGACAGATAGTGAAGGTGTCCATATCGGACGCCTCGGAGTACGATCTCTTTGGGGAGATCCTTCGATGACCGTAGGCGATCGGGGAGGTTTGAAAATATCGGTAGCGACGCTGATGGGGTTGGGAAAAGTGTCCTCTATGCCCGGGACCTTGGTTTCCGCTGTGGCCTGCTTTGCCATGCTGCCCTTTTGCTCTACCTTAACCCTGGTTGTCGCTATCGCACTGACCTTCCCCTTAGGGGTATGGGCCTGTGATGGTAAGCCCGATGGGGCGGTGATAGACCACGTCACAGGGGTCTGGGTCGCTATGATAGGCCACGTCACCCCTATCTCTTTAGGTCTTGCGGTCCCCTCTCTGTTTTTGTTCAGGGTCTTCGGCCTGATAAAACCCTTCCCCGTCTCTATTGCGGGAAAACTCCCTGGAGGGCTGGGGATCATGGCCGACGACGTGGCGGCGGGAATAGTGGCGAACGTCATCCTATGGGGCATCAGGTGGATGTTTATGGGACAGACCCCATCGTTTATGTCGGTTATATAGCGATGGATAACTCTAAGGCAGATCTGGTTTTCCTCATAAAGAGGGCCTTTGACCTTAAAGGCTTAACCTTGGCTCTGGCGGAGTCCTGCACCGGAGGGCTTATAGGAGGGGCGATAACCGAGATCCCCGGCAGCTCGTCCTTCTTTCTCGGAACCGCTGGGACCTACTCAAACCAGGCCAAGATCTCCGTTCTTTCGGTTCCTGAATCGGTTATAGATCGACACGGAGCTGTTAGCCGAGAATGCGCTGAGGCTATGGCGAAGGGGGCTCTTGAGCTTTTCGGCGCCGATATGGCCCTTTCGGTTACGGGCATAGCTGGCCCTGATGGAGGGTCCGACGAAAAACCTGTCGGGTTGGTCTGGTTTGGTCTGGCTGTGAAAGACGTAGAGGTGAAGGCTTTTCATCACCTGTTTTCGGGAGGAAGAAAGGACGTAAGGGACGGTACGGTCAAGAAGGCTCTTATGTCTATTTTTCAGGAGATCAGCGAATCGGGAGGCTAAAGATATGGCAGCAGCAAAAAAGAAAGCTATGACCAGAGACGATATTCTGGGTTTGGCCATCGACGACATAAGGAGCAAGTTCGGCGACGGATCGATCATGCGACTGGGGG from Dethiosulfovibrio salsuginis includes the following:
- a CDS encoding zinc metallopeptidase, which encodes MFPFFFDPTMMFLIPALILAFWAQSRVKSTFAQYSQVGSRKGVSGSDVAQALLGRFGLSDVPVRAISGSLTDHYDPRDRSLSLSESVYGSTSIAAIGVAAHEVGHAMQHQEGYMPLQIRNAIVPVVNIGSTAAFPLFFIGLLFKGQMLMNLGIVLFLGVLVFHVVTLPVELDASSRALRVLEGTGMLASDEIVGARKVLNAAAWTYVSATVMAAAQLIRLLALRNMVGGDD
- a CDS encoding DUF6391 domain-containing protein, with the translated sequence MPILLLLLLLFFVPWIGLVFFLVLGIFLLALIPLGFAAGPLLSVLARPSRITSLFFDSRIKKVHALEHGTCHVLARRGYVASPGEADRYGFSLRCGCDPSTVLESSREALELLKSGHRELAVFPRCGATLVATNLCISVIFLGALALSGHLGLFSLSLGLLLSYVSGPILLPFVQRWLTTDSDVESLSISGVELKSGVRQVGGFSVIMSDMVYVSVQEERGVIEAEVI
- a CDS encoding RsmB/NOP family class I SAM-dependent RNA methyltransferase, whose translation is MVFEKKEKSGRPSRPPRGGTRPLRGIEAALEVWQDVRKGAFASESLRRVSEKVSNRDRPLTATLVYSLVRRESLWREIVGRFLKTGTGVPPAVKDALMIGAAGALELRTFEPKVLVNALVEWTKVRDERGAKVVNAVLRRIVEGGGEILSEIENSHAFADVAMRTGTPLWVARAWENCFGREEGRALVELQSQPVSLSLRLSPEVDRDGLIERLLESGYSADPSPVSAGAIRLHRTALPTALPGFESGEITPQSESSMAFLENLRGSAVGPFLDMCAGRGVKTGQLAQMYPDSDVEAWDLSGPRIGAAKKEMVRLGIGERICFAVGDALNLSPSVKPRTVILDAPCSGSGTWRRHPEAKWRFTQEDLVEYSGTQVRLLKRAVDLAGPGGTVLYGTCSLFREENEQVVARVMSDRPGLLELDPPSSISSISRKGRPWGHYLWPDSPWSDGFYMALLAVKDEGGVGR
- a CDS encoding PASTA domain-containing protein, whose amino-acid sequence is MKKVVRLSLILVLLAILGSAGMVFYSVFLGGESVTVPPMVGTSVLDAVSQAERMGLRVRVDQEDSLETRGTVIAQWPQAGVKIRTEKILILKVSKGGYRKALPDLRGLEFSMATSKLGQMDFVLGDVIRVQNQKPAGMVIAQNPAAPVMLSRSRPVSLLVSLGPERDQRGHITVPDVLGKDEESARKLVAESGLSVSVEYVYTQASPPGMAISMVPRAGNKVNPGSAVTVKVSTMKQTGSAPAASQPVRDPAPTVVLPGSAADPGPQTAPVSPEPIQQSTGGARVVVVNPGTASPPGVSNQETSVDSPVLASQDQPSSTPELAPVPAKPVAPGKTAKVRYQVPPITKPLALKIEIIDKAGARVLVNKEVSGGEYVSLDAPYNGEAAVTIYLGGEFVWQDRYR
- the rpe gene encoding ribulose-phosphate 3-epimerase, whose translation is MARQISLDRKELLIAPSLLSADPLEMATSIASLKGQHDWLHVDVMDGHFVPNLSYGPALVKALRKRYPQEILDVHLMVEPPEAFIESFLDSDPDFLTVHVEATAHLHRVLGRIRERGVRPGVVLNPGTPVESLFPVLHMVDVVLVMSVNPGFGGQSFLREVMSKVTDLCRFRAVHNLSFLVEVDGGLGPSNVLEVAQGGADVVVMGSAVFGTEDPGKTLEEIRKKIAGDS
- a CDS encoding helix-turn-helix domain-containing protein gives rise to the protein MKYSIDDIDVTTSERYGLEGEVSLQSLGAIIREEREAKGLTVDYMADKTKIRQAYLESIELGTMEGFHGNVYKRGFVKCYLESLNMMDLWPYYDGILKDSASKVDPDPSTPPPLGDFTPPTKGFRKGSRKTVFVLLLSVIAASGWYIWSNKDVLKGEVERIQEEQMEIAQKLKEQKAKEEEERLAAEALRLAASEDQDVAMAVPQLADLPASGDNGKPVLVIAAAKDSWIRITKEGERIFGGTLKAGQEAKVEADGRIHVIYGRPETLKVQWNGSNIDPSTEGPGPVHFLYTSKGDYSAISPQDAEALWAQAPLPEEAIEEPPVEEEKAGPSVMVIKAVKGDCWLKATSGNKTHYAGTLKRGNEASMELSEPIHVVFGNPSAISVTVDGKEVGYSGTPGQVARTIYGVDGSVKAAPR
- the rimO gene encoding 30S ribosomal protein S12 methylthiotransferase RimO; this encodes MNNLHIITLGCPKNSVDSEALAGWLDPSRWRLVQDVQQADVVLVNTCGFIQPAVEESIDVILDLERMKEQGAIRSIAVVGCMVNRYGEDLKKEFPSVDYWAEAEKWQALAQAMDLGSRSSGRKLLSSSPWTRYLKVGEGCNTRCSFCTIPSIRGPLKSRSPEDLVQEAVAMVEEGAKELCLVGQDLTVYGLDLKGKPSLPLLLDMLEDALPEDLWIRLFYLHPSRVDRALLERVLGSPRIVPWLDVPVQHVDDRILRAMNRPPVEAHIRELFKIGREMYPDFAFRTTLMVGFPGETEESFQSLLDFVEDVRFDRLGAFTYCAEEGTPAALMEDQVPQEIKDGRYAELMELQQEISLSRQRSFVGKVMDVLVEDVDEEDGTRWGRSFRDAPEIDGLVAISDAEGVTPGQIVKVSISDASEYDLFGEILR
- a CDS encoding phosphatidylglycerophosphatase A family protein, which encodes MTVGDRGGLKISVATLMGLGKVSSMPGTLVSAVACFAMLPFCSTLTLVVAIALTFPLGVWACDGKPDGAVIDHVTGVWVAMIGHVTPISLGLAVPSLFLFRVFGLIKPFPVSIAGKLPGGLGIMADDVAAGIVANVILWGIRWMFMGQTPSFMSVI
- a CDS encoding CinA family protein, which translates into the protein MDNSKADLVFLIKRAFDLKGLTLALAESCTGGLIGGAITEIPGSSSFFLGTAGTYSNQAKISVLSVPESVIDRHGAVSRECAEAMAKGALELFGADMALSVTGIAGPDGGSDEKPVGLVWFGLAVKDVEVKAFHHLFSGGRKDVRDGTVKKALMSIFQEISESGG